The following are encoded together in the Streptomyces tsukubensis genome:
- a CDS encoding histidine kinase — translation MPEAREASEESRPNSRPTGAALLTKLPGLAGLSGLSPIRTRRQAWQARSKVERVDAYSRTTLSGMTWLFLFTWAPYPLVDGAVRGGGPLVLAAVLTALCLLQCVAGTPTLMRALDHYLGRDDVPRKGIALNCALAVASLVAASWLTLIHGLEPVALVMVMAYIVMPFGAAYCLTVSLRAYVLRSTVLAAAITGCLALVGGEGVELFLTAGGTLFGLWLMAFCARPCAWTLSITWGAEHAREVEARLAVAEERLRFGRDLHDVLGRNLAVVALKSELAVQLARRGRPEAVDEMLEVQRIARESQREVRAVVRGYRGVDLHAELAGAQSVLAAAGIDCEVRGGTADGSAALPVPVQSALGWVVREGTTNVLRHGDARHCGITLTVERERAVLVLENDGMREDPAALSGDGTWSPVSTGTGLAGLRERLTAVAGTLAAGPVTATGDAGRFADSADLSAGAGARQGAAADGPQNAAPARSGVFRLTVVVPLVPDRRDGAEEATPGTPDGAPDALLSALPSAPLSGFPSAVPSAVPGSRNTGPGDGAGAGVPPGVAVGEATGFGKAAGFGEAAGPEAAGFGEAAGPGPATNTGPGVGSDLAAGPDPAVGSAPSVDAASSVDAASSVGPNPAADPVPEAPPNDEAPPATDGFREEPPATDGSHQAPSATDTSHQAPSAVGGARAAPPPAAADSAREAATVPAPPPLLVRPP, via the coding sequence ATGCCGGAGGCCCGGGAGGCTTCGGAGGAGTCGCGGCCCAATTCACGGCCGACCGGAGCGGCCCTCCTCACGAAGCTGCCCGGCCTGGCCGGTCTGTCCGGCCTGTCCCCGATCCGGACGCGGCGGCAGGCCTGGCAGGCGCGCAGCAAGGTCGAGCGGGTCGACGCCTACAGCAGGACGACGCTCTCCGGTATGACCTGGCTCTTCCTCTTCACCTGGGCGCCCTATCCGCTCGTGGACGGAGCGGTGCGCGGGGGCGGCCCGCTGGTACTGGCGGCCGTGCTGACGGCCCTGTGCCTCCTCCAGTGCGTGGCCGGCACCCCCACCCTGATGCGTGCGCTCGATCACTACCTGGGCCGCGATGACGTGCCGCGGAAGGGAATCGCCCTCAACTGCGCCCTCGCGGTCGCCTCGCTCGTGGCGGCCTCGTGGCTCACCCTCATCCACGGACTGGAACCCGTGGCCCTCGTGATGGTGATGGCGTACATCGTGATGCCTTTCGGCGCCGCCTACTGCCTGACCGTCTCCCTACGCGCCTACGTCCTGCGCAGTACGGTCCTGGCCGCGGCGATCACCGGGTGTCTCGCGCTCGTCGGAGGTGAGGGCGTGGAGCTGTTCCTCACCGCGGGGGGCACCCTCTTCGGGCTCTGGCTCATGGCGTTCTGCGCCCGCCCCTGTGCGTGGACCCTGTCGATCACGTGGGGCGCGGAACACGCACGGGAGGTGGAGGCACGGCTGGCCGTCGCCGAGGAGCGGCTGCGCTTCGGCCGCGACCTGCACGACGTTCTCGGCCGCAATCTCGCCGTGGTCGCCCTCAAGAGTGAACTCGCCGTGCAGCTCGCGCGGCGCGGCCGCCCCGAGGCCGTCGACGAGATGCTGGAGGTGCAGCGCATAGCGCGGGAGTCCCAGCGCGAGGTCCGGGCTGTGGTCCGCGGCTACCGGGGCGTGGACCTGCACGCGGAACTCGCCGGGGCGCAGAGCGTACTGGCGGCGGCCGGTATCGACTGCGAGGTGCGGGGCGGCACCGCGGACGGCTCCGCGGCACTGCCCGTCCCCGTGCAGTCGGCTCTCGGCTGGGTGGTCCGCGAGGGCACCACGAACGTACTGCGGCACGGCGACGCGCGACACTGCGGCATCACCCTGACCGTGGAGCGGGAGCGCGCGGTCCTGGTCCTGGAGAACGACGGCATGCGCGAGGACCCCGCCGCGCTCTCCGGGGACGGCACGTGGTCCCCCGTGTCCACGGGGACGGGCCTCGCCGGACTGCGCGAACGACTGACCGCCGTCGCGGGAACCCTGGCAGCGGGGCCCGTCACGGCGACGGGGGACGCGGGACGGTTCGCCGACTCCGCGGACCTCTCCGCCGGGGCGGGCGCCCGCCAGGGGGCGGCGGCGGACGGCCCACAGAATGCGGCTCCGGCACGGAGCGGTGTCTTCCGGCTGACCGTCGTGGTGCCGCTCGTACCGGACAGGAGGGACGGGGCGGAGGAGGCGACACCCGGCACGCCGGACGGGGCGCCGGACGCGCTCCTCTCGGCCCTCCCCTCGGCTCCCCTCTCGGGCTTCCCTTCGGCCGTCCCCTCGGCTGTCCCGGGCTCGCGGAACACGGGACCGGGCGACGGGGCGGGCGCAGGGGTGCCACCTGGCGTGGCGGTTGGCGAGGCGACGGGCTTCGGCAAGGCTGCGGGCTTCGGCGAGGCTGCGGGACCCGAGGCGGCGGGCTTCGGCGAGGCTGCGGGACCCGGCCCCGCGACGAACACGGGCCCCGGTGTGGGCTCGGACCTCGCTGCGGGCCCCGACCCCGCTGTGGGCTCGGCCCCCTCGGTGGACGCGGCCTCCTCGGTGGACGCGGCCTCCTCGGTGGGCCCGAATCCCGCAGCCGACCCGGTTCCCGAAGCGCCCCCGAACGACGAGGCGCCCCCGGCCACCGACGGCTTCCGCGAGGAACCCCCGGCCACCGACGGCTCCCACCAGGCACCCTCGGCCACCGACACCTCCCACCAGGCACCCTCGGCCGTCGGTGGCGCCCGCGCCGCGCCGCCCCCGGCCGCCGCCGACAGCGCTCGGGAGGCGGCAACGGTGCCCGCCCCGCCCCCGCTGCTGGTGCGCCCGCCATGA
- a CDS encoding response regulator transcription factor has product MTSVPAETPGAPSPSAAPLRLLLADDEHLIRGALAALLALEDDLVVVAEAGTGTEALAMARAHRPDVAVLDLQMPGSDGVSVATSLRAELPHCQSLIVTSHGLPGHLKRALEAGVRGFVPKTVSAQRLAEIIRTVHAGNRYVDPELAADAIAAGDSPLTVRETEVLELAADGAPVADIAQRAALSQGTVRNYLSSAASKLGAENRHSAVRVARRRGWL; this is encoded by the coding sequence ATGACCTCCGTACCGGCTGAAACGCCCGGCGCGCCCTCACCGTCAGCGGCCCCGCTGCGGCTCCTGCTCGCTGACGACGAGCATCTGATCCGGGGCGCTCTCGCCGCGCTGCTCGCGCTGGAGGACGATCTCGTCGTCGTCGCCGAGGCGGGTACCGGCACGGAGGCGCTCGCCATGGCGCGGGCGCACCGTCCCGACGTGGCGGTTCTCGATCTTCAGATGCCCGGCTCCGACGGTGTGAGTGTGGCCACATCACTGCGGGCGGAACTCCCCCACTGCCAGTCCCTGATCGTCACCAGCCACGGCCTGCCCGGCCATCTCAAACGCGCCTTGGAAGCCGGTGTGCGGGGCTTCGTACCGAAGACGGTCAGCGCGCAGCGGCTCGCCGAGATCATCCGTACCGTCCACGCGGGAAACCGCTACGTGGACCCGGAATTGGCCGCCGACGCCATCGCCGCGGGCGACTCCCCGCTGACCGTCCGCGAGACGGAGGTGCTGGAGCTGGCCGCGGACGGGGCGCCCGTCGCGGATATCGCCCAGCGGGCCGCGCTCTCCCAGGGGACCGTCCGGAACTATCTCTCCTCGGCCGCGTCGAAGCTGGGTGCGGAGAACCGGCACTCGGCGGTGCGCGTCGCACGCCGCCGAGGTTGGCTATAG
- a CDS encoding phosphoribosylaminoimidazolesuccinocarboxamide synthase, which yields MSGFVEKPEAVEVPGLVHLHTGKVRDLYQNEAGDLVMVASDRISAFDWVLPSEIPDKGRVLTQLSLWWFDQLVDIIPNHVVSTTLPEGAPADWAGRTLVCKSLRMIPVESVARGYLAGSGLVEYEATRTVCGLALPEGLSDGSELPGPIFTPATKAAVGDHDENVSYEEVAREVGAETAAQLRQTTLAVYGRARDIARERGIILADTKFEFGFDGDGELVLADEVLTPDSSRFWPADEWEPGRPQPSFDKQYVRDWLLSPDSGWDRKSEQPPPELPQEVVDRTREKYTEAYERLTGARWA from the coding sequence GTGTCCGGATTCGTTGAAAAGCCCGAGGCCGTCGAGGTACCGGGCCTGGTGCATCTGCACACCGGGAAGGTGCGCGATCTGTACCAGAACGAGGCGGGCGACCTCGTCATGGTCGCCAGTGACCGCATCTCCGCCTTCGACTGGGTGCTGCCCTCGGAGATCCCCGACAAGGGCCGCGTACTCACTCAGCTCTCGCTCTGGTGGTTCGACCAGCTCGTCGACATCATCCCGAACCACGTCGTCTCGACCACGCTTCCCGAGGGCGCTCCCGCCGACTGGGCGGGCCGCACTCTCGTCTGCAAGTCGCTGCGAATGATCCCCGTGGAGAGCGTGGCCCGTGGTTATCTGGCCGGCTCCGGGCTGGTCGAGTACGAGGCCACGCGCACGGTCTGCGGTCTGGCGCTGCCCGAGGGGTTGTCCGACGGCTCCGAGCTGCCCGGCCCGATCTTCACCCCCGCCACCAAGGCCGCCGTCGGCGACCACGACGAGAACGTGTCGTACGAGGAGGTGGCGCGGGAGGTCGGCGCGGAGACCGCCGCCCAGCTCCGCCAGACGACCCTCGCCGTCTACGGGCGGGCCAGGGACATCGCGCGTGAGCGCGGGATCATCCTCGCCGACACGAAGTTCGAGTTCGGGTTCGACGGCGACGGCGAACTCGTCCTCGCCGACGAGGTACTGACGCCGGACTCGTCGCGGTTCTGGCCCGCCGACGAGTGGGAGCCCGGCCGCCCGCAGCCGTCGTTCGACAAGCAGTACGTGCGGGACTGGCTGCTGTCGCCCGACTCCGGCTGGGACCGCAAGAGCGAGCAGCCGCCGCCGGAGCTGCCGCAGGAGGTCGTGGACCGTACGCGTGAGAAGTACACCGAGGCGTACGAGCGACTGACCGGCGCCCGCTGGGCGTAA